A window of Deltaproteobacteria bacterium contains these coding sequences:
- a CDS encoding DNA-binding protein: protein MTISPNAVASMRLLSIRGVGAAKLRKIGQLSTQAGRSLDAAINDEPLLSRVLNEQQLDQLRASEPPDLEELEREGIGAISVFDESYPRRLSARLNDGAPPLLFVRGRLEILEQPSVGFCGSRKASEKGLCVATDCAEQLAQDRINVVSGYAAGVDLHAHKAALAAGGTTTLVLAEGIQSFRIKRDLREVWDWDRACVVSEFLPSAKWSVGNAMQRNRTICGLSNAMILIEARSSGGSIAAGNACLELGVPLFAPVYQGMPESATGNRILLTQGAREIRKGRQTNRALLSELVSCVNANPDGPSTANAPQLALFAGNS from the coding sequence ATGACGATATCGCCAAACGCGGTCGCCTCGATGCGACTGCTTTCGATCCGCGGCGTCGGGGCTGCCAAGCTCCGCAAGATCGGTCAGCTGTCGACTCAAGCTGGACGGAGCCTCGACGCCGCGATCAACGACGAGCCGCTGCTCTCGCGTGTGCTGAACGAGCAACAGCTAGACCAGCTTCGGGCATCGGAGCCTCCGGATCTCGAGGAGCTCGAGCGCGAGGGGATCGGCGCGATTAGCGTATTCGACGAGAGCTATCCGCGGCGCCTCTCAGCGCGCTTGAACGACGGCGCCCCGCCACTACTGTTTGTTCGCGGGCGGCTCGAGATCCTGGAGCAGCCGTCCGTTGGATTCTGCGGCTCGCGCAAGGCGAGCGAAAAGGGCCTTTGCGTGGCGACGGACTGCGCCGAGCAGCTCGCACAGGACCGGATCAACGTGGTGTCGGGATATGCCGCTGGCGTCGACCTCCACGCGCACAAAGCCGCTCTGGCTGCCGGAGGCACGACCACGCTCGTGCTCGCAGAGGGTATCCAATCGTTCCGAATCAAGCGCGATCTTCGCGAAGTGTGGGACTGGGATCGCGCGTGCGTCGTCAGCGAGTTCCTTCCGTCGGCAAAATGGAGCGTCGGCAACGCTATGCAGCGAAACCGAACCATTTGCGGGCTCTCGAACGCCATGATCCTCATCGAGGCGCGAAGCAGCGGGGGGAGTATCGCGGCCGGCAACGCGTGCCTCGAGCTCGGCGTGCCCCTGTTCGCGCCCGTGTACCAAGGCATGCCGGAATCGGCCACCGGCAATCGAATACTGCTCACGCAGGGCGCAAGAGAGATCCGCAAGGGCAGGCAGACGAACCGGGCCCTACTGAGCGAGCTCGTTTCGTGTGTCAACGCGAACCCTGATGGACCCTCCACGGCGAACGCTCCGCAACTCGCGTTGTTTGCCGGAAACAGCTAG
- a CDS encoding polyhydroxybutyrate depolymerase, with protein GGVGDWQCTSGAACASRSDDIGYFDDLHAELARIVPIDPSRVYATGISNGAAMVYRLACERPERFAAIAPVGGANQFAAAGGSCAAGVAVLHIHGTADPCWAYGGGTAACAQKDGKRKVGVDDTLAGARVRNGCSDTCSEELLPDTADDGMTSVRVRWDGCTAAVELVRVDGGGHTWPGGWQYFSADRVGPVTRDFDADDLFVEFFDAHPKAR; from the coding sequence GGCGGCGTTGGCGACTGGCAGTGCACCAGCGGCGCCGCGTGCGCGTCTCGCTCCGACGACATCGGCTACTTCGACGACCTGCACGCCGAGCTCGCGCGCATCGTGCCGATCGATCCGAGCCGCGTGTACGCGACCGGCATCTCCAATGGTGCGGCGATGGTGTATCGGCTCGCGTGCGAACGGCCCGAGCGGTTCGCGGCGATCGCGCCGGTTGGGGGCGCCAATCAGTTTGCGGCCGCGGGGGGCAGTTGCGCCGCAGGAGTCGCAGTGTTGCACATCCACGGCACGGCCGATCCGTGCTGGGCGTACGGCGGCGGGACCGCGGCGTGTGCGCAGAAGGACGGCAAGCGCAAGGTGGGCGTCGACGACACCCTTGCCGGCGCGCGTGTGCGAAATGGTTGCTCCGACACCTGTTCCGAGGAACTGTTGCCCGATACAGCCGATGACGGCATGACGTCGGTGCGCGTGCGCTGGGACGGGTGCACGGCCGCGGTGGAGCTGGTGCGCGTCGATGGCGGCGGCCACACGTGGCCGGGCGGCTGGCAGTACTTCAGCGCGGATCGCGTCGGTCCGGTGACGCGCGACTTCGATGCGGACGACCTGTTCGTGGAGTTCTTCGATGCGCACCCGAAGGCGCGCTGA